A section of the Roseomonas marmotae genome encodes:
- a CDS encoding LysR family transcriptional regulator encodes MAIDLDQLRTFVAVAEAQSLTRATETLHLSLPAVSRRLSALEEELGVALLARSTRRVALTQTGREFLPRARRLLDELEESLLGIRETAARRRGLVTIACIPTAAYYFLPATLADFARRFPNVRVRVMDLSADGVTDAVATGGVEFGIGMEGAVHPEVEFRPLRRDPFVLACRRDHPLARKRGLRWEDLQNETLVGVSRRSGNRLILDRALLPRGIQPNWRYEAEHLSTSLGLVEAGLGVAVVPRLALPRGPHPILVARPLSEPRIERATGVVLRRGAEPGPAARALLDLLERRMVSV; translated from the coding sequence ATGGCCATCGACCTCGACCAGCTCCGCACTTTCGTCGCCGTGGCCGAGGCGCAGAGCCTCACGCGCGCGACGGAGACGCTGCATCTTTCCCTGCCCGCCGTCTCCCGCCGCCTCTCGGCGCTGGAGGAGGAACTGGGCGTGGCGCTGCTGGCACGCTCCACCCGCCGCGTGGCGCTGACGCAGACGGGGCGGGAGTTCCTCCCCCGCGCGCGGCGGCTGCTGGACGAACTGGAGGAAAGCCTGCTGGGCATCCGGGAGACGGCGGCACGGCGGCGCGGGCTGGTGACCATCGCCTGCATCCCGACCGCCGCTTATTATTTCCTGCCTGCCACGCTGGCTGATTTCGCCCGCCGCTTTCCCAATGTGCGCGTGCGCGTCATGGATCTCTCGGCCGATGGGGTGACGGATGCGGTGGCCACGGGCGGCGTGGAATTCGGCATCGGCATGGAAGGCGCCGTGCATCCGGAGGTGGAATTCCGCCCGCTGCGGCGCGATCCCTTCGTGCTGGCCTGCCGCCGGGACCACCCGCTGGCCAGGAAGCGCGGCCTACGCTGGGAGGATCTGCAGAACGAGACGCTGGTGGGCGTCTCCCGCCGCTCCGGCAACCGGCTGATCCTGGACCGCGCGCTGCTGCCGCGCGGCATCCAGCCGAACTGGCGCTATGAGGCGGAGCACCTTTCCACCAGCCTGGGCCTGGTGGAAGCCGGCCTCGGCGTCGCCGTCGTGCCGCGCCTGGCGCTGCCGCGCGGCCCGCACCCCATCCTGGTGGCGCGTCCGCTGAGCGAACCCAGGATCGAGCGCGCGACCGGCGTCGTGCTGCGGCGCGGCGCGGAACCAGGGCCGGCGGCGCGCGCGCTGCTGGACCTACTGGAACGCCGCATGGTCAGCGTGTGA
- a CDS encoding DUF72 domain-containing protein, translated as MPCHSIRIGTAGWSIPAAQAADFPAEGSHLLRYAGQLPAVEINSSFYRPHRPATYARWAGTVPDDFRFAVKVPKEITHVLRLVGAGEVLARFLEETGNLGPKLGPLLLQLPPSLAFQPDIASSFLENFRALFDGQMVCEPRHPSWFTVEAEALLVAHRIPRVAADPQPARGAGRPGGWPGLRYWRLHGSPRMYYSAYPPERLERLAALLREADAESWVIFDNTAEGAAWADALSLLGSVTR; from the coding sequence ATGCCATGCCATTCCATCCGCATCGGCACCGCCGGCTGGAGCATACCGGCCGCGCAGGCCGCCGATTTCCCGGCCGAGGGCAGCCATCTCCTGCGCTATGCTGGCCAGCTTCCGGCGGTGGAGATCAATTCCTCCTTCTACCGCCCGCATCGTCCCGCGACCTATGCGCGCTGGGCCGGGACGGTGCCGGATGATTTCCGTTTCGCCGTGAAGGTGCCGAAGGAGATCACCCACGTGCTGCGCCTCGTGGGTGCCGGGGAAGTGCTGGCGCGCTTCCTGGAGGAGACCGGGAATCTCGGCCCGAAGCTCGGCCCGCTGCTGCTGCAACTGCCGCCCAGCCTTGCATTCCAGCCCGATATCGCCAGCTCCTTCCTGGAGAATTTCCGCGCGCTCTTCGATGGACAAATGGTCTGCGAGCCGCGCCACCCCAGCTGGTTCACGGTGGAGGCCGAGGCGCTGCTGGTGGCGCATCGCATTCCCCGCGTCGCCGCCGATCCACAGCCCGCGCGCGGCGCCGGCCGGCCGGGTGGCTGGCCGGGGCTGCGCTACTGGCGCCTGCACGGCTCGCCCCGCATGTATTACTCGGCCTATCCGCCGGAACGGCTGGAGCGGCTGGCGGCGCTGCTGCGCGAAGCCGATGCCGAGAGCTGGGTGATCTTCGACAACACGGCGGAAGGCGCGGCCTGGGCCGACGCGCTCTCCCTGCTGGGATCCGTCACACGCTGA
- a CDS encoding phosphatase PAP2 family protein: MESFGSRLRHWAPRRWLLDPQGGGMRKFRWRHFNWAQFVLLAAVCVCAGGLFAFAQISDQVWEGDTQGFDQAVLLALRNPADLADPIGPQWLEIMFRDFTSLGSHAVLGLIGLLAFGYLMLERKRLSAGLLAFSFAGGMVLNSLLKLGFSRPRPDLVAHLVEVHTASFPSGHAMLSAVCYLTLGTLLAGAAEGRRLKAYILGTAIGLMVLVGVSRVYLGVHWPTDVLAGWCLGAAWAMGCWLALRALLLRRNRRMRH; encoded by the coding sequence ATGGAAAGCTTCGGTTCGCGCCTGCGGCACTGGGCGCCACGCCGCTGGCTCCTTGACCCCCAGGGTGGCGGGATGCGGAAGTTCCGCTGGCGGCATTTCAACTGGGCGCAGTTCGTGCTGCTGGCGGCGGTCTGCGTCTGCGCCGGCGGGCTTTTCGCCTTCGCGCAGATCTCGGACCAGGTGTGGGAGGGCGATACCCAGGGCTTCGACCAGGCGGTGCTGCTGGCGCTGCGCAACCCCGCCGATCTGGCGGACCCGATCGGGCCGCAATGGCTCGAGATCATGTTCCGCGACTTCACCTCGCTGGGCAGCCACGCGGTACTCGGGCTGATCGGCCTGCTGGCCTTCGGCTACCTGATGCTGGAGCGGAAGAGGCTCTCGGCGGGACTGCTGGCCTTCTCCTTCGCCGGAGGCATGGTGTTGAACAGCCTGCTGAAGCTCGGCTTCTCCCGCCCGCGCCCGGATCTCGTCGCGCATCTGGTGGAGGTGCATACGGCCAGCTTCCCCAGCGGCCATGCCATGCTCTCGGCCGTCTGCTACCTGACGCTGGGCACGCTGCTGGCGGGGGCGGCGGAGGGACGCCGCCTCAAGGCCTATATCCTCGGCACCGCCATCGGGCTGATGGTGCTGGTGGGGGTCAGCCGCGTCTATCTGGGCGTGCACTGGCCGACGGATGTGCTGGCGGGATGGTGCCTGGGCGCCGCCTGGGCCATGGGATGCTGGCTGGCGCTGCGCGCCCTCCTGCTCCGGCGCAACCGACGGATGCGGCATTAG
- a CDS encoding lipid kinase has translation MPEAQPRRMLLLVNQQARNGGTALNDALSILRGHGIEVVEHPCAPGERAAEVIRARAAEGFSAAVLGGGDGTLNAAAPALLETGLPFGILPLGTANDLARSLGIGPDLASAAQVIAQGNLRRLDLGEVNGRLFFNVASIGFSATLAQELRAEAKKRWGKLGYAIAAFRLLRRVRPFTAWITQGGRVRKVRTIQISVGNGRHYGGGLTVESGAAPDDGKLDVYSLEVDHWWQLLALLPDLRRGTHGHWKDVRAFSTLSCAVTTRRPMPVNTDGELTVTTPAMFRLLPKCVSVFAPAPAA, from the coding sequence CTGCCGGAGGCGCAGCCGCGCCGGATGCTGCTGCTTGTCAACCAGCAGGCCCGCAATGGCGGCACGGCGCTGAACGACGCGCTGAGCATCCTGCGCGGCCATGGGATCGAGGTGGTCGAGCACCCCTGCGCCCCCGGGGAGCGCGCCGCCGAGGTGATTCGCGCCCGGGCGGCGGAGGGGTTCTCCGCCGCGGTGCTGGGGGGCGGCGATGGCACGCTGAACGCCGCGGCCCCCGCCCTGCTGGAAACCGGGCTGCCCTTCGGCATCCTGCCGCTGGGCACGGCCAACGACCTGGCGCGCAGCCTGGGCATCGGGCCGGACCTCGCCTCCGCGGCACAGGTCATCGCGCAGGGAAACCTGCGCCGGCTTGACCTGGGCGAGGTGAATGGCAGGCTCTTCTTCAACGTCGCCAGCATCGGCTTCAGCGCCACCCTGGCGCAGGAGCTGCGGGCGGAGGCGAAGAAGCGCTGGGGCAAGCTGGGCTATGCCATCGCCGCCTTCCGCCTGTTGCGGAGGGTGCGGCCCTTCACCGCCTGGATCACGCAGGGCGGCCGGGTACGGAAGGTGCGCACCATCCAGATCTCCGTGGGCAATGGCCGGCACTATGGCGGCGGCCTGACGGTGGAAAGCGGGGCGGCGCCGGATGACGGCAAGCTGGATGTCTACAGCCTGGAGGTGGACCACTGGTGGCAGCTTCTGGCGCTGCTGCCGGACCTGCGGCGCGGCACCCACGGGCACTGGAAGGATGTGCGCGCCTTCTCCACCCTCTCCTGCGCCGTGACGACGCGCCGGCCGATGCCGGTCAATACGGATGGCGAACTGACCGTCACCACCCCCGCCATGTTCCGGCTGCTGCCGAAATGCGTCAGCGTCTTTGCCCCGGCGCCCGCGGCCTGA
- a CDS encoding AMP-binding protein, translated as MGTHDDGALPRTPANYVPLTPTLFTERSAQAFPDRVAVVHGRLRWTWKQHRDRCVRLASALNRRGIGRGDTVAVLLPNIPAMVECHTGVPMSGAVLGAINTRLDAETIAYILDHGEAKLVIADRELLPLLERALALSNSKPPVVEVNDPEAPFPHTLGGEDYEALLASGDPDYQWPLPPDEWDAIALNYTSGTTGRPKGVVYHHRGAHLSALGDILACQMSGPPTYLWTLPMFHCNGWCFPWVVAALSGTNVCLRAVRGPAMWEAITTHGVTHMCGAPIVLSTLLDTPDRPALPGPLRFMVAGAPPPEAVLAKAADAGITVVHIYGLTECYGPAVINEWKPEDDAKDGSARAALMARQGLRYVTLEALEVFGPDDTPVPADGITMGEVAMRGNMVAKGYLKDPAATEKALAGGWFRTGDLGVKHPDGYVQVKDRAKDIIISGGENISSIEVEEALYRHPAVAVAAVIAMPDDKWGEVPCAFVELRPDAAATEEELIAFARTRLASYKVPKRIVFGEVPKTSTGKLQKARLRAGLRETA; from the coding sequence ATGGGCACGCATGACGACGGCGCCCTGCCCCGCACTCCGGCCAATTACGTCCCGCTGACGCCCACGCTCTTCACCGAGCGCAGCGCCCAGGCCTTCCCGGACAGGGTGGCGGTGGTCCATGGCCGGCTGCGATGGACCTGGAAGCAGCACCGCGACCGTTGCGTGCGGCTGGCCTCGGCGCTGAACAGGCGTGGCATCGGCCGCGGCGATACCGTGGCGGTGCTGCTGCCCAATATTCCGGCCATGGTGGAATGCCATACCGGCGTGCCCATGTCGGGCGCCGTGCTGGGCGCCATCAACACCCGCCTGGATGCCGAGACGATCGCCTATATCCTCGACCACGGGGAAGCGAAGCTGGTGATCGCGGACCGCGAGCTGCTGCCGCTGCTGGAGCGCGCCCTGGCGCTCAGCAACAGCAAGCCGCCGGTGGTGGAGGTGAACGACCCCGAGGCCCCCTTCCCCCATACCCTGGGCGGCGAGGATTACGAGGCGCTGCTGGCCAGCGGTGACCCGGACTACCAGTGGCCGCTGCCGCCGGATGAATGGGATGCCATCGCCCTGAACTACACCTCCGGCACCACCGGCCGGCCGAAGGGCGTGGTCTATCATCACCGCGGCGCGCATCTCTCGGCGCTCGGGGATATCCTGGCCTGCCAGATGTCGGGACCGCCGACCTACCTCTGGACCCTGCCGATGTTCCATTGCAACGGCTGGTGCTTCCCCTGGGTCGTGGCGGCATTGTCCGGCACCAATGTCTGCCTGCGGGCCGTGCGCGGGCCGGCGATGTGGGAGGCCATCACCACGCATGGCGTGACGCATATGTGCGGCGCGCCCATCGTGCTCTCCACCCTGCTGGATACCCCGGACCGCCCCGCCCTGCCCGGCCCGCTGCGCTTCATGGTGGCCGGCGCCCCGCCGCCCGAGGCGGTGCTGGCCAAGGCGGCCGATGCCGGCATCACCGTGGTGCATATCTACGGGCTGACGGAATGCTACGGCCCCGCCGTGATCAACGAGTGGAAGCCCGAGGACGACGCGAAGGACGGCTCCGCCCGCGCCGCGCTGATGGCCCGCCAGGGCCTTCGCTACGTGACGCTGGAGGCGCTGGAGGTCTTTGGCCCCGACGATACCCCCGTCCCCGCCGACGGCATCACGATGGGCGAGGTGGCGATGCGCGGCAACATGGTCGCGAAAGGCTACCTGAAGGACCCCGCGGCGACGGAGAAGGCGCTGGCCGGCGGCTGGTTCCGCACCGGCGACCTCGGCGTGAAGCACCCGGATGGCTATGTCCAGGTGAAGGACCGCGCCAAGGACATCATCATCTCCGGCGGCGAGAACATCAGCAGCATCGAGGTGGAGGAGGCGCTGTACCGCCACCCCGCCGTGGCGGTGGCCGCCGTCATCGCCATGCCGGACGACAAATGGGGCGAGGTGCCCTGCGCCTTCGTCGAGCTGCGCCCGGATGCGGCAGCAACGGAGGAGGAGCTGATCGCCTTCGCCCGCACCCGGCTGGCCAGCTACAAGGTGCCGAAGCGGATCGTCTTCGGCGAGGTGCCCAAGACCTCCACCGGCAAGCTGCAGAAGGCGCGGCTGCGCGCCGGGCTGCGGGAGACGGCCTGA
- a CDS encoding LLM class flavin-dependent oxidoreductase has protein sequence MAARQMHLGAFMRPTTIHTGAWRYPGAFPDANFNFAHLKRFAQTLERGRCDAFFMADHLALLNMPMEALKRSHTVTSFDPLTLLPALAAVTEHLGLIATASTTFNDPYHVARKFASLDHLSGGRAGWNIVTTSNPDAALNFGQEEHMEHGERYRRGREFYEVVTGLWDSWADDAFLRDQESGLFFDPEKLHVLDHRGEHFRVRGPLNVARPIQGWPVIVQAGASEAGRQLAAETAEVIFAATPTLEDGRGFYRDVKSRMPALGRDPGHLKILPGCFVVTGETLEEAEAKRARLDSLVYYESGLGSLSIALGHDASGFDPDAPLPEIPPSNASKSSRERVIALARREGLTVRQLAQRVGGYSGLAMVGTPAMVADQMQEWLEAEACDGFNIMFSHVPAGLDDFVDLVVPELQRRGIFRREYEGRTLRENLGLPRPANRFFPS, from the coding sequence ATGGCCGCGAGGCAGATGCATCTGGGCGCCTTCATGCGCCCCACCACCATCCATACCGGCGCCTGGCGCTATCCTGGCGCCTTCCCGGATGCCAATTTCAACTTCGCCCATCTGAAGCGCTTCGCGCAGACGCTGGAGCGTGGGCGCTGCGACGCCTTCTTCATGGCCGACCACCTGGCCCTTCTGAACATGCCGATGGAGGCGCTGAAGCGCAGCCATACCGTCACCTCCTTCGACCCGCTGACGCTGCTGCCGGCGCTTGCGGCGGTGACGGAGCATCTGGGGCTGATCGCCACCGCCTCCACCACCTTCAACGACCCCTATCACGTCGCCCGCAAATTCGCCTCGCTGGACCACCTCAGCGGCGGCCGGGCCGGCTGGAACATCGTCACCACCTCCAACCCCGATGCCGCGCTGAATTTCGGGCAGGAGGAGCATATGGAGCATGGCGAGCGCTACCGGCGCGGGCGCGAGTTCTACGAGGTCGTCACCGGCCTCTGGGACAGCTGGGCCGACGATGCCTTCCTCCGGGACCAGGAGAGCGGCCTCTTCTTCGACCCGGAGAAGCTGCATGTGCTCGACCACAGGGGCGAGCATTTCCGGGTACGCGGCCCGCTGAACGTGGCGCGGCCCATCCAGGGCTGGCCGGTGATCGTGCAGGCCGGCGCCTCGGAGGCCGGGCGGCAACTGGCGGCCGAGACGGCCGAGGTGATCTTCGCCGCCACGCCCACCCTGGAGGACGGCAGGGGCTTCTACCGCGACGTGAAGTCCCGCATGCCGGCGCTGGGGCGCGACCCCGGGCACCTGAAGATCCTGCCCGGCTGCTTCGTCGTGACCGGCGAGACGCTGGAGGAAGCCGAAGCGAAGCGCGCCCGGCTGGACAGCCTGGTCTATTACGAGAGCGGCCTCGGCTCCCTCTCCATCGCGCTGGGTCATGATGCCTCGGGCTTCGACCCTGATGCGCCACTGCCGGAGATCCCGCCCAGCAATGCCAGCAAGAGCAGCCGGGAGCGAGTGATCGCCCTGGCGCGGCGGGAGGGGCTGACGGTGCGGCAGCTGGCGCAGCGCGTCGGTGGCTATTCCGGGCTGGCGATGGTGGGCACGCCCGCGATGGTCGCCGACCAGATGCAGGAATGGCTGGAAGCCGAGGCCTGCGACGGCTTCAACATCATGTTCTCCCATGTCCCTGCCGGATTGGACGACTTCGTGGATCTGGTGGTGCCGGAATTGCAGCGGCGCGGCATCTTCCGCCGCGAATACGAGGGGCGGACGCTGCGCGAGAATCTGGGCCTGCCGCGCCCGGCCAACCGCTTCTTCCCATCCTGA
- a CDS encoding ABC transporter permease, translating to MTPRPESDIAAGTPGIATRRRWGGWARLASPLALLLLWQVASASGVLPEHILASPAQIAATGWELVRSGELLRGLLVSFLRVAAGFSIALVLGVVLAVVAGLSRIGELMLDPPLQMLKAMPFLGLLPLFILWFGIGEAPKLGLVAIGAIFPIYLTLHGGIRGVDPKLVEAGRTLGLTRLERVRHIILPGALPSLLVGVRYGLSIAWLSLVVGEQINASSGLGALITNARDFLQTDVIVVCLLVYAAMGLATDGLVRLIEARSLRWRPAAVA from the coding sequence GTGACCCCTCGCCCCGAGAGCGACATAGCGGCCGGAACCCCCGGGATCGCCACGCGCCGCCGCTGGGGCGGCTGGGCGCGGCTGGCCTCGCCCCTGGCGCTGCTGCTGCTCTGGCAGGTGGCCAGCGCCAGCGGCGTGCTGCCGGAGCACATCCTGGCCTCCCCCGCGCAGATCGCCGCGACGGGGTGGGAACTGGTGCGTTCGGGCGAGTTGCTGCGCGGCCTGCTCGTCTCCTTCCTGCGCGTGGCGGCCGGGTTCTCCATCGCGCTGGTGCTGGGGGTGGTGCTGGCGGTGGTGGCGGGCCTGTCCCGCATCGGCGAGCTGATGCTGGACCCGCCCTTGCAGATGCTGAAGGCCATGCCCTTCCTGGGCCTGCTGCCGCTCTTCATCCTCTGGTTCGGCATCGGCGAGGCGCCGAAGCTCGGGCTGGTCGCCATCGGCGCCATCTTCCCGATCTACCTGACCCTGCATGGTGGCATCCGCGGCGTGGACCCGAAGCTGGTGGAGGCCGGCCGCACCCTGGGCCTGACGCGGCTGGAGCGGGTGCGGCACATCATCCTTCCGGGCGCGCTGCCCTCGCTGCTGGTGGGGGTGCGCTACGGGCTCAGCATCGCCTGGCTCTCCCTGGTGGTGGGGGAGCAGATCAACGCCAGCAGCGGGCTGGGCGCGCTGATCACCAATGCACGGGATTTCCTGCAAACCGATGTGATCGTCGTCTGCCTCCTGGTCTATGCCGCCATGGGTCTGGCGACCGACGGGCTGGTGCGGCTGATCGAGGCGCGCAGCCTGCGCTGGCGCCCGGCGGCGGTGGCATGA
- a CDS encoding ABC transporter ATP-binding protein: protein MSAVVEVRGLTRAFGPRVVLDRLDLSIRPGEFVALLGRSGSGKSTLLRVLAGLDAVPAGVARLPARRAVVFQEPRLLPWKTVAGNVALGLRDAGAEGAVRAALAEVGLARHADAWPLTLSGGEAQRAALARALVRRPELLLLDEPFAALDALTRIRMHALVADLWRRHRPAILLVTHDVWEAVLLADRVLVLDEGHIIHQAEVGAPHPRRRGDPVLAALEAALLAQIGVAQPAGD from the coding sequence ATGAGCGCGGTGGTGGAGGTCCGTGGCCTTACTCGCGCCTTCGGGCCGCGCGTGGTGCTGGACAGGCTGGACCTCTCCATCCGGCCGGGCGAATTCGTGGCGCTGCTGGGCCGCAGCGGCTCCGGCAAATCGACGCTGCTGCGGGTGCTGGCGGGGCTGGATGCCGTGCCGGCCGGAGTGGCGAGGCTGCCGGCGCGCCGCGCCGTGGTCTTCCAGGAGCCCCGCCTGCTACCCTGGAAGACGGTGGCCGGGAATGTCGCCCTGGGCCTGCGCGACGCGGGGGCCGAGGGGGCCGTGCGCGCGGCGCTGGCGGAGGTAGGGCTGGCGCGCCACGCCGATGCCTGGCCCCTCACCCTCTCGGGGGGCGAGGCGCAGCGCGCGGCCCTGGCCCGCGCCCTGGTGCGGCGGCCGGAGCTGCTGCTGCTGGACGAGCCTTTCGCGGCGCTCGACGCGCTGACCCGCATCCGCATGCATGCCCTGGTAGCCGATCTCTGGCGCCGCCACCGCCCCGCCATCCTGCTGGTGACGCATGATGTCTGGGAGGCCGTGCTGCTGGCCGACCGCGTGCTGGTGCTGGATGAGGGCCATATCATCCACCAGGCCGAGGTCGGCGCCCCACATCCCCGCCGCCGCGGCGACCCCGTGCTGGCCGCGCTGGAAGCCGCCCTGCTGGCACAGATCGGCGTCGCGCAGCCAGCCGGGGACTGA
- a CDS encoding aliphatic sulfonate ABC transporter substrate-binding protein — MHRRTLGKLSAALLFPKPFLSARAAGGGTVRIGWLRAPNDITTGRARGTLEQALAALGAKVEWAGPFPAAAPALEALNAGSIDITAGSSTACIAALAARIPMVIFAYQKMSAGAEGILVKQDSPIQGLADLRGRSVAVNRGGTGEYLLMRALEKNGIDASGVKRVYLSPSDSGAAFRQGHVDAWATWDPFIAIGLKSYGARVLADGAAIGSGNAVTLMASRDFVEQKQPLLQAVFQTCLAENAWARQNKAEAGRIWTEAMSIPAGLAPTIGENNAVPTRGVTDADIAQIEQIADWYVSSRIVPRRPDIGAGVVKLTA, encoded by the coding sequence ATGCACCGCCGCACCCTGGGCAAGCTCAGCGCCGCCCTGCTGTTCCCCAAGCCCTTCCTCTCCGCACGCGCCGCCGGAGGCGGGACGGTCCGCATCGGCTGGCTGCGCGCGCCCAACGACATCACCACCGGCCGCGCGCGCGGCACGCTGGAACAGGCGCTGGCGGCGCTGGGGGCCAAAGTGGAATGGGCCGGTCCCTTCCCCGCCGCCGCCCCGGCGCTGGAGGCGCTGAATGCCGGCAGCATCGATATCACCGCCGGCAGTTCGACCGCCTGCATCGCCGCCCTGGCGGCACGCATCCCCATGGTGATCTTCGCCTACCAGAAGATGTCGGCGGGGGCGGAGGGCATCCTGGTGAAGCAGGATTCCCCCATCCAGGGGCTGGCCGACCTGCGCGGGCGCAGCGTTGCCGTCAATCGCGGCGGCACGGGCGAATACCTGCTGATGCGCGCGCTGGAGAAGAACGGCATCGATGCCTCCGGCGTGAAGCGGGTCTATCTCAGCCCCAGCGACAGCGGCGCCGCCTTCAGGCAGGGCCATGTGGATGCCTGGGCCACCTGGGACCCTTTCATCGCCATCGGCCTGAAGAGCTATGGCGCGCGGGTGCTGGCGGATGGCGCCGCCATCGGCTCCGGCAATGCCGTCACGCTGATGGCCAGCCGCGACTTCGTGGAACAGAAGCAGCCGCTGCTGCAGGCCGTCTTCCAGACCTGCCTGGCCGAGAATGCCTGGGCCCGGCAGAACAAGGCCGAGGCCGGCAGGATCTGGACGGAGGCCATGAGCATCCCCGCCGGGCTGGCGCCCACGATCGGCGAGAACAACGCGGTGCCGACGCGGGGCGTGACCGATGCCGATATCGCGCAGATCGAACAGATCGCGGACTGGTACGTCTCCAGCAGGATCGTGCCGCGCCGGCCGGATATCGGCGCGGGCGTGGTCAAGCTGACGGCCTGA
- a CDS encoding class I SAM-dependent DNA methyltransferase, giving the protein MQSLPASYFDALYAADPDPWRFRSSPYEAAKYQATLDSLPRARYGRVLEIGCSIGVLTQMLAPRCDHLLALDGSARALAAARRTCAGLPQVSLEQREVPRQWPRGRYDLILFSELLYYLDEEDLARVAAQTLRALSREGEVLLVHWTGTTEYPLSGDAAVEGFMAAAGPTLRALRQERTDRYRLDLLRLRPSA; this is encoded by the coding sequence ATGCAATCTCTGCCGGCCAGCTATTTCGATGCGCTCTATGCCGCCGACCCTGACCCCTGGCGGTTCCGCAGCAGCCCCTATGAGGCCGCCAAATACCAGGCGACGCTGGATTCCCTGCCGCGTGCGCGCTACGGCCGCGTGCTGGAGATCGGCTGCTCGATCGGCGTGCTGACGCAGATGCTGGCGCCGCGCTGCGACCACCTGCTGGCGCTGGATGGGTCCGCCAGGGCCCTGGCGGCCGCGCGTCGCACCTGCGCCGGCCTGCCGCAGGTATCGCTGGAACAACGCGAGGTACCACGGCAATGGCCGCGTGGCCGCTACGACCTGATCCTGTTTTCCGAGCTGCTCTACTACCTGGATGAGGAGGACCTGGCGCGGGTGGCGGCGCAGACGCTGCGCGCCCTGTCGCGGGAGGGTGAGGTGCTGCTGGTGCATTGGACCGGCACCACGGAATATCCCCTCTCCGGCGATGCTGCGGTGGAAGGCTTCATGGCCGCGGCAGGACCGACATTGCGGGCGCTGCGGCAGGAGCGGACAGACCGTTACCGGCTGGACCTGCTGCGGCTCAGGCCGTCAGCTTGA